One Leclercia pneumoniae genomic region harbors:
- the rpsQ gene encoding 30S ribosomal protein S17: MTDKIRTLQGRVVSNKMEKSLVVAIERFVKHPIYGKFIKRTTKLHVHDENNECGIGDKVEIRECRPLSKTKSWTLVRVVEKAVL, from the coding sequence ATGACCGATAAAATCCGTACTCTGCAAGGTCGTGTTGTTAGCAACAAAATGGAGAAATCTCTGGTTGTTGCTATCGAACGTTTTGTGAAACACCCGATCTACGGTAAATTCATCAAGCGTACGACCAAACTGCACGTACATGACGAGAACAACGAATGCGGTATCGGCGACAAGGTTGAAATCCGTGAATGCCGTCCGCTGTCCAAGACTAAGTCCTGGACGCTGGTTCGCGTTGTAGAGAAAGCGGTTCTGTAA
- the rplR gene encoding 50S ribosomal protein L18, producing the protein MDKKSARIRRATRARRKLKELGATRLVVHRTPRHIYAQVIAPNGSEVLVAASTVEKAITEQLKYTGNKDAAAAVGKAVAERALEKGITNVSFDRSGFQYHGRVQALADAAREAGLQF; encoded by the coding sequence ATGGATAAGAAATCTGCTCGTATCCGTCGTGCGACCCGCGCACGCCGCAAGCTCAAAGAGCTGGGTGCAACTCGCCTGGTGGTACATCGTACCCCGCGTCATATTTACGCACAGGTAATTGCACCGAACGGTTCTGAAGTTCTGGTAGCTGCTTCTACTGTAGAAAAAGCTATTACTGAACAATTGAAGTACACCGGTAACAAAGACGCTGCTGCAGCTGTAGGTAAAGCTGTTGCTGAACGCGCTCTGGAAAAAGGTATCACTAACGTGTCCTTTGACCGTTCCGGGTTCCAATATCATGGTCGTGTCCAGGCACTGGCAGATGCTGCCCGTGAAGCTGGCCTTCAGTTCTAA
- the rplQ gene encoding 50S ribosomal protein L17, with amino-acid sequence MRHRKSGRQLNRNSSHRQAMFRNMAGSLVRHEIIKTTLPKAKELRRVVEPLITLAKTDSVANRRLAFARTRDNEIVAKLFNELGPRFASRAGGYTRILKCGFRAGDNAPMAYIELVDRSEKAEAAAE; translated from the coding sequence ATGCGCCATCGTAAGAGTGGTCGTCAACTGAACCGCAACAGCAGCCATCGCCAGGCTATGTTCCGCAACATGGCAGGTTCACTGGTTCGTCATGAGATCATCAAGACGACCCTGCCTAAAGCGAAAGAGCTGCGTCGCGTAGTTGAGCCGCTGATTACTCTTGCCAAGACTGACAGCGTTGCTAATCGTCGTCTGGCATTCGCCCGTACTCGTGATAACGAGATCGTGGCAAAACTGTTTAACGAACTGGGCCCGCGTTTCGCGAGCCGTGCCGGTGGTTACACTCGCATTCTGAAGTGTGGTTTCCGTGCAGGCGACAACGCGCCGATGGCTTACATCGAGCTGGTTGATCGTTCAGAGAAAGCAGAAGCTGCTGCAGAGTAA
- the rpmC gene encoding 50S ribosomal protein L29: MKANELREKSVEELNAELLNLLREQFNLRMQAASGQLQQTHLLKQVRRDVARVKTLLTQKAGA; this comes from the coding sequence ATGAAAGCAAATGAGCTGCGTGAAAAAAGCGTAGAAGAGCTGAACGCTGAGCTGCTGAACCTGCTGCGTGAGCAATTCAACCTGCGCATGCAGGCTGCAAGTGGCCAGCTGCAACAGACTCACCTGCTGAAGCAGGTTCGTCGTGATGTTGCACGCGTTAAGACTTTACTGACTCAGAAGGCGGGTGCGTAA
- the rpsH gene encoding 30S ribosomal protein S8: MSMQDPIADMLTRIRNGQAANKVAVTMPSAKLKVAIANVLKEEGFIEDFKVEGDTKPELELTLKYFQGKAVVESIQRVSRPGLRIYKKKDELPKVMAGMGIAVVSTSKGVMTDRAARQAGLGGEIICYVA; the protein is encoded by the coding sequence ATGAGCATGCAAGATCCGATCGCGGATATGCTGACCCGTATCCGTAACGGTCAGGCCGCGAACAAAGTTGCGGTCACCATGCCTTCCGCCAAGCTGAAAGTGGCAATTGCCAACGTGCTGAAGGAAGAAGGTTTTATCGAAGATTTTAAAGTTGAAGGCGACACCAAGCCGGAACTGGAACTTACTCTTAAGTATTTCCAGGGTAAAGCTGTTGTAGAAAGCATTCAGCGTGTCAGCCGCCCAGGTCTGCGCATCTATAAGAAAAAAGATGAGCTGCCAAAAGTTATGGCCGGCATGGGTATCGCAGTTGTTTCTACCTCTAAAGGTGTTATGACTGATCGTGCAGCGCGCCAGGCTGGTCTTGGTGGCGAAATTATCTGCTACGTAGCCTAA
- the rplO gene encoding 50S ribosomal protein L15: MRLNTLSPAEGSKKAGKRLGRGIGSGLGKTGGRGHKGQNSRSGGGVRRGFEGGQMPLYRRLPKFGFTSRKAAITAEIRLSDLAKVEGGVVDLNTLKAANIIGIQIEFAKVILAGEVSTPVTVRGLRVTKGARAAIEAAGGKIEE, encoded by the coding sequence ATGCGTTTAAATACTCTGTCTCCAGCCGAAGGCTCTAAAAAGGCGGGTAAACGCCTGGGTCGTGGTATCGGTTCTGGCCTCGGCAAAACCGGTGGTCGTGGTCACAAAGGTCAGAACTCTCGTTCTGGCGGTGGCGTACGTCGCGGTTTCGAGGGTGGCCAGATGCCACTGTACCGTCGTCTGCCGAAATTCGGCTTCACTTCTCGCAAAGCAGCGATCACAGCGGAAATCCGTCTGTCTGACCTGGCGAAAGTTGAAGGCGGCGTCGTTGACCTGAACACGCTGAAAGCAGCAAACATTATCGGTATCCAGATCGAGTTCGCGAAAGTGATCCTGGCTGGTGAAGTTTCTACTCCGGTAACTGTTCGTGGCCTGCGTGTTACTAAAGGCGCTCGTGCTGCTATCGAAGCTGCTGGCGGTAAAATCGAGGAATAA
- the rpsD gene encoding 30S ribosomal protein S4 — translation MARYLGPKLKLSRREGTDLFLKSGVRAIDTKCKIEQAPGQHGARKPRLSDYGVQLREKQKVRRMYGVLERQFRNYYKEAARLKGNTGENLLALLEGRLDNVVYRMGFGATRAESRQLVSHKAIMVNGRVVNIASYQVKANDVVSIREKAKKQSRVKAALELAEQREKPTWLEVDAGKMEGTFKRQPERSDLSADINEHLIVELYSK, via the coding sequence ATGGCAAGATATTTGGGTCCTAAGCTCAAGCTGAGCCGTCGTGAGGGCACCGACTTATTCCTTAAGTCTGGCGTTCGCGCGATCGATACCAAGTGTAAAATTGAACAAGCTCCTGGCCAGCACGGTGCGCGTAAACCGCGTCTGTCTGACTATGGTGTGCAGTTGCGTGAAAAGCAAAAAGTTCGCCGTATGTACGGTGTGCTGGAGCGTCAGTTCCGTAACTACTATAAAGAAGCAGCACGTCTGAAAGGCAACACCGGTGAAAACCTGTTGGCTCTGCTGGAAGGTCGTCTGGACAACGTTGTATACCGTATGGGCTTCGGTGCTACTCGCGCTGAATCACGCCAGCTGGTTAGCCATAAAGCAATCATGGTAAACGGTCGTGTTGTTAACATCGCTTCTTATCAGGTTAAAGCGAATGACGTTGTTAGCATTCGTGAGAAAGCGAAAAAGCAATCTCGCGTGAAAGCCGCTCTGGAGCTGGCTGAGCAGCGTGAAAAGCCAACCTGGCTGGAAGTTGATGCTGGCAAGATGGAAGGTACGTTCAAGCGTCAGCCGGAACGTTCTGATCTGTCTGCGGACATTAACGAACACCTGATCGTCGAGCTTTACTCCAAGTAA
- the rplN gene encoding 50S ribosomal protein L14 has protein sequence MIQEQTMLNVADNSGARRVMCIKVLGGSHRRYAGVGDIIKITIKEAIPRGKVKKGDVLKAVVVRTKKGVRRPDGSVIRFDGNACVILNNNSEQPIGTRIFGPVTRELRTEKFMKIISLAPEVL, from the coding sequence ATGATCCAAGAACAGACTATGCTGAACGTCGCCGACAACTCCGGTGCACGTCGCGTAATGTGTATCAAGGTTCTGGGTGGCTCGCACCGTCGCTACGCAGGCGTAGGCGACATCATCAAGATCACCATCAAAGAAGCAATTCCACGTGGTAAGGTCAAGAAAGGTGATGTGCTGAAAGCGGTAGTGGTGCGCACCAAGAAGGGTGTTCGTCGCCCTGACGGTTCTGTCATTCGCTTCGATGGTAATGCATGCGTTATTTTGAACAATAACAGCGAGCAGCCTATCGGCACGCGTATCTTTGGGCCGGTAACTCGTGAGCTTCGTACTGAGAAGTTCATGAAAATTATCTCTCTGGCACCAGAAGTACTCTAA
- the rpsM gene encoding 30S ribosomal protein S13 — protein MARIAGINIPDQKHAVIALTSIYGVGKTRSKAILAAAGIAEDVKISELSEEQIDTLRDEVAKFVVEGDLRREISMSIKRLMDLGCYRGLRHRRGLPVRGQRTKTNARTRKGPRKPIKK, from the coding sequence GTGGCCCGTATAGCAGGCATTAACATTCCTGATCAGAAACATGCTGTGATCGCATTAACTTCGATCTACGGCGTCGGCAAGACCCGTTCCAAAGCCATTCTGGCTGCAGCGGGTATCGCTGAAGATGTTAAGATCAGTGAGCTGTCTGAAGAACAAATCGACACGCTGCGTGACGAAGTTGCCAAATTTGTCGTTGAAGGTGATCTGCGCCGTGAAATTAGCATGAGCATCAAGCGCCTGATGGATCTTGGTTGCTATCGCGGTTTGCGTCATCGTCGTGGTCTGCCAGTGCGCGGTCAGCGTACTAAGACCAACGCACGTACCCGTAAGGGTCCGCGCAAACCGATCAAGAAATAA
- the rplE gene encoding 50S ribosomal protein L5, translating to MAKLHDYYKDEVVNKLMTEFNYNSVMQVPRVEKITLNMGVGEAIADKKLLDNAAADLTAISGQKPLITKARKSVAGFKIRQGYPIGCKVTLRGERMWEFLERLISIAVPRIRDFRGLSAKSFDGRGNYSMGVREQIIFPEIDYDKVDRVRGLDITITTTANSDEEGRALLAAFDFPFRK from the coding sequence ATGGCGAAACTGCATGATTACTACAAAGACGAAGTAGTTAACAAACTCATGACTGAGTTTAACTACAATTCTGTCATGCAAGTCCCTCGGGTCGAGAAGATCACCCTGAACATGGGTGTTGGTGAAGCGATCGCTGACAAGAAACTGCTGGATAACGCAGCAGCTGACCTGACAGCTATCTCCGGTCAAAAGCCGTTGATCACCAAAGCACGCAAATCAGTTGCAGGCTTCAAAATCCGTCAGGGCTATCCGATCGGCTGTAAAGTAACTCTGCGTGGCGAACGCATGTGGGAGTTCCTTGAGCGCCTGATCTCTATTGCTGTACCACGTATCCGTGACTTCCGTGGCTTGTCCGCTAAGTCTTTCGACGGTCGTGGCAACTACAGCATGGGTGTCCGTGAGCAGATCATCTTCCCAGAGATTGACTACGATAAAGTCGATCGCGTGCGTGGTTTGGATATTACCATCACCACTACTGCGAACTCTGATGAAGAAGGCCGTGCTCTGCTGGCTGCCTTTGACTTCCCGTTCCGCAAGTAA
- the rpsE gene encoding 30S ribosomal protein S5 has protein sequence MAHIEKQAGELQEKLIAVNRVSKTVKGGRIFSFTALTVVGDGNGRVGFGYGKAREVPAAIQKAMEKARRNMINVALNHGTLQHPVKGTHTGSRVFMQPASEGTGIIAGGAMRAVLEVAGVHNVLAKAYGSTNPINVVRATIDGLENMKSPEMVAAKRGKSVEEILG, from the coding sequence ATGGCTCACATCGAAAAACAGGCTGGCGAACTGCAGGAAAAGCTGATCGCGGTTAACCGCGTATCCAAAACCGTAAAAGGTGGCCGTATTTTCTCCTTCACAGCTCTGACTGTAGTTGGTGATGGTAATGGTCGCGTTGGTTTTGGTTACGGTAAAGCGCGTGAAGTTCCAGCAGCGATCCAGAAAGCGATGGAAAAAGCCCGTCGCAATATGATTAACGTCGCGCTGAACCACGGCACCCTGCAGCACCCAGTTAAGGGTACTCACACGGGTTCTCGTGTCTTCATGCAGCCGGCTTCAGAAGGTACCGGTATCATCGCCGGTGGTGCAATGCGTGCCGTTCTGGAAGTCGCTGGGGTTCATAACGTTCTGGCTAAAGCATATGGTTCCACCAACCCGATCAACGTGGTTCGTGCAACTATTGATGGCCTGGAAAATATGAAATCTCCAGAAATGGTCGCTGCCAAGCGTGGTAAATCCGTTGAAGAAATTCTGGGGTAA
- a CDS encoding DNA-directed RNA polymerase subunit alpha, whose translation MQGSVTEFLKPRLVDIEQVSSTHAKVTLEPLERGFGHTLGNALRRILLSSMPGCAVTEVEIDGVLHEYSTKEGVQEDILEILLNLKGLAVRVQGKDEVILTLNKSGIGPVTAADITHDGDVEIVKPQHVICHLTDENAAISMRIKVQRGRGYVPASARIHSEEDERPIGRLLVDACYSPVERIAYNVEAARVEQRTDLDKLVIEMETNGTIDPEEAIRRAATILAEQLEAFVDLRDVRQPEVKEEKPEFDPILLRPVDDLELTVRSANCLKAEAIHYIGDLVQRTEVELLKTPNLGKKSLTEIKDVLASRGLSLGMRLENWPPASIADE comes from the coding sequence ATGCAGGGTTCTGTGACAGAGTTTCTAAAACCGCGCCTGGTAGATATCGAGCAAGTGAGTTCGACGCACGCCAAGGTGACCCTTGAGCCTTTAGAGCGTGGCTTTGGCCACACTTTGGGTAACGCACTGCGCCGTATTCTGCTCTCATCGATGCCGGGTTGCGCGGTGACCGAGGTTGAGATTGATGGTGTACTTCATGAGTACAGCACCAAAGAAGGCGTTCAGGAAGATATCCTTGAAATCCTGCTCAACCTGAAAGGGCTGGCGGTGAGAGTTCAGGGTAAAGATGAAGTTATTCTTACTCTGAATAAATCTGGCATTGGCCCTGTGACTGCAGCCGACATCACCCATGACGGTGATGTTGAAATCGTCAAGCCGCAGCACGTGATCTGCCACCTGACCGATGAGAACGCGGCTATTAGCATGCGTATCAAAGTTCAGCGCGGTCGTGGTTATGTGCCGGCTTCTGCCCGAATTCATTCGGAAGAAGATGAGCGCCCAATCGGCCGTCTGCTGGTCGACGCATGCTACAGCCCTGTAGAGCGTATTGCCTACAATGTTGAAGCAGCGCGTGTAGAACAGCGTACCGACCTGGACAAGCTGGTCATCGAAATGGAAACCAACGGCACAATCGATCCTGAAGAGGCGATTCGTCGTGCGGCAACCATCCTGGCAGAACAACTGGAAGCTTTCGTTGACTTACGTGATGTACGTCAGCCGGAAGTGAAAGAAGAGAAACCAGAATTCGATCCGATCCTGCTGCGCCCTGTTGACGATCTCGAGTTGACTGTCCGCTCTGCTAACTGCCTCAAGGCAGAAGCTATCCACTATATCGGTGATCTGGTACAGCGTACCGAGGTTGAGTTGCTGAAAACGCCGAACCTGGGTAAAAAATCTCTTACCGAGATTAAAGACGTGCTGGCCTCCCGTGGACTGTCTCTGGGCATGCGCCTGGAAAACTGGCCACCGGCAAGCATTGCTGACGAGTAA
- the rpmD gene encoding 50S ribosomal protein L30: MAKTIKITQTRSAIGRLPKHKATLLGLGLRRIGHTVEREDTPAVRGMVNAVYFMVKVEE; encoded by the coding sequence ATGGCAAAGACTATTAAAATCACTCAAACCCGCAGTGCAATCGGACGTCTGCCGAAACACAAGGCAACGCTGCTTGGCCTGGGTCTGCGTCGTATTGGTCATACCGTTGAGCGCGAGGATACTCCTGCTGTACGTGGTATGGTCAACGCGGTTTACTTCATGGTTAAAGTTGAGGAGTAA
- the rplF gene encoding 50S ribosomal protein L6, which produces MSRVAKAPVVIPAGVDVKINGQVITIKGKNGELTRTLNDAVEVNHADNALTFGPRTGYVDGWAQAGTARALLNSMVVGVTEGFTKKLQLVGVGYRAAIKGNAVGLSLGFSHPVEHQLPAGITAECPTQTEIVLKGADKQLIGQVAADLRAYRRPEPYKGKGVRYADEVVRTKEAKKK; this is translated from the coding sequence ATGTCTCGTGTTGCTAAAGCACCGGTCGTTATTCCTGCCGGCGTTGATGTAAAAATCAACGGTCAGGTTATTACGATCAAAGGTAAAAATGGCGAGCTGACTCGTACCCTCAACGATGCTGTTGAAGTTAATCATGCAGACAACGCTCTGACTTTCGGCCCACGTACTGGTTACGTTGATGGCTGGGCTCAGGCTGGTACCGCGCGTGCCCTGCTGAACTCAATGGTTGTTGGTGTTACCGAAGGCTTCACTAAAAAGCTTCAGCTGGTTGGTGTAGGTTACCGTGCAGCGATCAAAGGGAATGCAGTAGGCCTGTCTCTGGGCTTCTCACACCCTGTTGAACATCAGCTGCCGGCAGGTATCACTGCAGAATGTCCGACTCAGACTGAAATCGTGCTGAAAGGCGCTGATAAACAGCTGATTGGCCAGGTTGCAGCAGATCTGCGCGCCTACCGTCGTCCTGAGCCTTATAAAGGCAAGGGTGTTCGTTACGCCGACGAAGTCGTGCGTACCAAAGAGGCTAAGAAGAAGTAA
- the rpsC gene encoding 30S ribosomal protein S3 — translation MGQKVHPNGIRLGIVKPWNSTWFANTKEFADNLDSDFKVRQYLTKELAKASVSRIVIERPAKSIRVTIHTARPGIVIGKKGEDVEKLRKVVADIAGVPAQINIAEVRKPELDAKLVADSITSQLERRVMFRRAMKRAVQNAMRLGAKGIKVEVSGRLGGAEIARTEWYREGRVPLHTLRADIDYNTSEAHTTYGVIGVKVWIFKGEILGGMAAVEQPEKPAAQPKKQQRKGRK, via the coding sequence ATGGGTCAGAAAGTACATCCTAATGGTATTCGCCTGGGTATTGTAAAACCATGGAACTCTACCTGGTTTGCGAACACCAAAGAATTCGCTGACAACCTGGACAGCGATTTTAAAGTACGTCAGTACCTGACTAAGGAACTGGCTAAAGCGTCCGTATCTCGTATCGTTATCGAGCGTCCGGCTAAGAGCATCCGTGTAACTATTCACACTGCTCGTCCTGGCATCGTTATCGGTAAGAAAGGCGAAGACGTAGAAAAACTGCGCAAGGTCGTAGCGGATATCGCTGGCGTTCCTGCACAGATCAATATCGCTGAAGTTCGTAAGCCTGAACTGGACGCTAAATTGGTTGCTGACAGCATCACTTCTCAGTTGGAACGTCGTGTTATGTTCCGTCGTGCGATGAAGCGTGCTGTTCAGAACGCAATGCGTCTGGGCGCTAAAGGTATCAAAGTTGAAGTTAGCGGCCGTCTGGGCGGCGCGGAAATCGCACGTACCGAATGGTACCGTGAAGGTCGCGTACCGCTGCACACTCTGCGTGCTGACATCGACTACAACACCTCTGAAGCGCACACCACTTACGGTGTAATCGGCGTTAAGGTATGGATCTTCAAAGGTGAGATCCTGGGTGGTATGGCTGCTGTTGAACAACCGGAAAAACCGGCTGCTCAACCTAAAAAGCAGCAGCGTAAAGGCCGTAAATAA
- the rpsN gene encoding 30S ribosomal protein S14, whose protein sequence is MAKQSMKAREVKRVALADKFFAKRAELKAIISDVNASDEDRWNAVLKLQSLPRDSSPSRQRNRCRQTGRPHGFVGKFGLSRIKLREAAMRGEVPGLKKASW, encoded by the coding sequence ATGGCTAAGCAATCAATGAAAGCACGCGAAGTAAAGCGCGTAGCTTTAGCTGATAAATTCTTCGCTAAACGCGCTGAACTGAAAGCGATCATTTCTGATGTGAACGCTTCCGACGAAGATCGTTGGAATGCTGTTCTCAAGCTGCAGTCTCTGCCGCGTGATTCCAGCCCGTCTCGTCAGCGTAACCGCTGTCGTCAAACAGGTCGTCCACATGGTTTTGTGGGCAAGTTCGGGTTGAGCCGTATCAAACTGCGTGAAGCCGCCATGCGCGGTGAAGTACCAGGCTTGAAAAAGGCTAGCTGGTAA
- the rplP gene encoding 50S ribosomal protein L16, producing MLQPKRTKFRKVHKGRNRGLAQGTDVSFGTFGLKAVGRGRLTARQIEAARRAMTRAVKRQGKIWIRVFPDKPITEKPLEVRMGKGKGNVEYWVALIQPGKVLYEMDGVPEELAREAFGLAAAKLPIKTTFVTKTVM from the coding sequence ATGTTACAACCAAAGCGTACAAAATTCCGTAAAGTGCACAAAGGCCGCAACCGTGGTCTGGCGCAGGGTACGGATGTTAGCTTCGGCACTTTCGGTCTGAAAGCTGTTGGCCGTGGTCGTCTGACTGCACGTCAGATCGAAGCAGCACGTCGTGCTATGACCCGTGCAGTTAAGCGTCAAGGTAAGATTTGGATCCGTGTATTCCCGGACAAACCAATCACCGAGAAGCCGCTGGAAGTTCGTATGGGTAAAGGTAAAGGTAACGTGGAGTACTGGGTTGCCTTGATCCAACCGGGTAAAGTCCTGTATGAAATGGACGGCGTACCGGAAGAGCTGGCCCGTGAAGCATTCGGCCTGGCAGCAGCGAAACTGCCGATTAAAACCACCTTTGTAACTAAGACGGTGATGTAA
- the rpsK gene encoding 30S ribosomal protein S11: MAKAPVRARKRVRKQVSDGVAHIHASFNNTIVTITDRQGNALGWATAGGSGFRGSRKSTPFAAQVAAERCAEAVKEYGIKNLEVMVKGPGPGRESTVRALNAAGFRITNITDVTPIPHNGCRPPKKRRV; this comes from the coding sequence ATGGCAAAGGCACCAGTTCGTGCACGTAAACGTGTAAGAAAACAAGTCTCTGACGGCGTGGCTCATATCCATGCTTCTTTCAACAACACCATCGTTACTATTACTGATCGTCAGGGTAACGCATTGGGTTGGGCAACAGCCGGTGGTTCCGGTTTCCGTGGTTCTCGCAAATCCACTCCGTTCGCAGCTCAGGTTGCAGCAGAGCGTTGTGCAGAAGCCGTAAAAGAATACGGCATCAAGAATCTGGAAGTTATGGTTAAAGGTCCGGGTCCGGGTCGTGAATCTACTGTTCGCGCTCTGAACGCCGCTGGTTTCCGCATCACGAATATTACTGATGTGACTCCGATCCCTCATAACGGTTGTCGTCCGCCGAAAAAACGTCGCGTATAA
- the rpmJ gene encoding 50S ribosomal protein L36, with amino-acid sequence MKVRASVKKLCRNCKIVKRDGVIRVICSAEPKHKQRQG; translated from the coding sequence ATGAAAGTTCGTGCTTCCGTCAAGAAATTATGCCGTAACTGCAAAATCGTTAAGCGTGATGGTGTCATCCGTGTGATTTGCAGTGCCGAGCCGAAGCATAAACAGCGCCAAGGCTGA
- the secY gene encoding preprotein translocase subunit SecY: MAKQPGLDFQSAKGGLGELKRRLLFVVGALIVFRIGSFIPIPGIDAAVLAKLLEQQRGTIIEMFNMFSGGALSRASIFALGIMPYISASIIIQLLTVVHPTLAELKKEGESGRRKISQYTRYGTLVLAIFQSIGIATGLPNMPGMQGLVINPGFAFYFTAVVSLVSGTMFLMWLGEQITERGIGNGISIIIFAGIVAGLPPAIAHTIEQARQGDLHFLLLLLVAVLVFAVTFFVVFVERGQRRIVVNYAKRQQGRRVYAAQSTHLPLKVNMAGVIPAIFASSIILFPATITSWFGGGTGWNWLTTISLYLQPGQPLYVLLYASAIIFFCFFYTALVFNPRETADNLKKSGAFVPGIRPGEQTAKYIDKVMTRLTLVGALYITFICLIPEFMRDAMKVPFYFGGTSLLIVVVVIMDFMAQVQTLMMSSQYESALKKANLKGYGR, encoded by the coding sequence ATGGCTAAACAACCGGGATTAGATTTTCAAAGTGCCAAAGGTGGGCTTGGCGAGCTGAAACGCAGACTTTTGTTTGTTGTAGGTGCGCTGATCGTTTTCCGTATTGGCTCTTTTATTCCGATCCCTGGTATTGATGCCGCTGTACTTGCCAAACTGCTTGAGCAACAGCGAGGCACCATCATTGAAATGTTTAACATGTTCTCTGGTGGTGCTCTCAGCCGAGCTTCTATCTTCGCTCTGGGTATCATGCCGTATATTTCGGCATCGATTATTATCCAGCTGCTGACGGTCGTTCATCCGACCCTGGCAGAACTGAAGAAAGAAGGGGAGTCTGGTCGTCGTAAGATCAGCCAGTACACCCGTTACGGCACTCTGGTGCTGGCAATATTCCAGTCAATCGGTATTGCTACCGGTTTACCGAATATGCCTGGTATGCAGGGCCTGGTTATTAACCCAGGCTTTGCATTCTATTTCACCGCTGTTGTTAGTCTGGTCTCAGGAACTATGTTCCTGATGTGGCTCGGCGAACAGATTACTGAGCGTGGTATCGGAAACGGTATCTCAATCATTATCTTCGCTGGTATCGTTGCGGGACTCCCGCCAGCCATTGCCCATACTATCGAGCAAGCGCGTCAAGGCGACCTGCACTTCCTCTTGTTGCTGTTGGTTGCAGTATTAGTATTTGCAGTGACGTTCTTTGTTGTATTCGTTGAACGTGGTCAACGCCGCATTGTGGTAAACTACGCAAAACGTCAGCAAGGTCGTCGTGTCTATGCTGCACAGAGCACACATTTACCGCTGAAAGTGAATATGGCAGGGGTTATCCCGGCGATCTTCGCTTCCAGTATTATTCTGTTCCCGGCTACCATCACGTCATGGTTCGGGGGCGGTACTGGTTGGAACTGGCTGACAACAATTTCGCTGTATTTGCAGCCTGGGCAACCGCTTTATGTGTTACTCTATGCGTCTGCGATCATCTTCTTCTGTTTCTTCTACACGGCGTTGGTCTTCAACCCGCGTGAAACAGCAGATAACCTGAAGAAGTCCGGTGCATTTGTACCAGGAATTCGTCCGGGAGAGCAAACGGCGAAGTATATCGATAAAGTAATGACTCGCCTGACTTTGGTTGGTGCGCTTTATATTACTTTTATCTGCCTGATCCCGGAGTTCATGCGTGATGCAATGAAAGTACCGTTCTACTTCGGTGGGACCTCACTGCTTATCGTTGTTGTCGTGATTATGGACTTTATGGCTCAAGTGCAAACTCTGATGATGTCGAGTCAGTACGAGTCTGCATTGAAGAAGGCGAACCTGAAAGGCTACGGCCGCTAA
- the rplX gene encoding 50S ribosomal protein L24, with product MAAKIRRDDEVIVLTGKDKGKRGKVKNVLSSGKLVVEGINLVKKHQKPVPALNQPGGIVEKEAAIQVSNVAIFNAATGKADRVGFRFEDGKKVRFFKSNSETIK from the coding sequence ATGGCAGCGAAAATCCGTCGTGATGACGAAGTTATCGTGTTAACCGGTAAAGACAAAGGTAAACGCGGTAAAGTAAAAAATGTTCTGTCTTCCGGCAAACTTGTCGTTGAAGGTATCAACCTGGTTAAGAAACATCAGAAGCCGGTTCCGGCCCTGAACCAACCAGGTGGCATCGTTGAAAAAGAAGCTGCTATTCAGGTTTCTAACGTTGCAATCTTCAATGCGGCTACCGGCAAGGCTGACCGTGTAGGCTTTAGATTCGAAGACGGCAAAAAAGTCCGTTTCTTCAAATCTAACAGCGAAACTATCAAGTAA